Proteins encoded by one window of Polyodon spathula isolate WHYD16114869_AA chromosome 16, ASM1765450v1, whole genome shotgun sequence:
- the LOC121329200 gene encoding solute carrier family 2, facilitated glucose transporter member 5-like, with translation MQEFYNQTYYDRYGNPIEDSYLTLLWSLSVSMFPLGGFFGSLMVAPLVNKLGRRGTLLFNNIFSIVPAVLMGASEAAKSYEIIISARFIVGICAGLSSNVVPMYLGEISPKNLRGAIGIVPQLFIAIGILVAQIFGIRSLLGNTRGWTLMLALTGIPAVIELVFLPFFPESPRYMLIQKGDEEKARKALQRLRGWEDVDSEIEEMRLEGQSEKTEGRLSVLNLCSFPSLRWQLISITVMNMGQQLSGVNAIYYYADSIYGSAGVKESNVQYVTVGTGSVNVFMTIAAVFIVEASGRKLLLLIGFGICAAACAVLTIALTLQDDAEWIPYLSIACVIVYIIGHAIGPSPIPYVVTTEMFRQSSRPAAFMVAGSVHWLSNFTVGLVFPFMEKGLGTYSFIIFGAICLATLGYIFIVVPETKNKTFLEVSQLLAKRNKTETVIGSQSPTVIDLKPMTEEGALDIACRL, from the exons ATGCAGGAGTTTTACAACCAGACATACTATGATCGCTATGGAAACCCCATTGAAGACAGCTACCTGACCTTGTTGTGGTCTCTGTCTGTGTCCATGTTTCCATTAGGGGGGTTCTTTGGCTCACTAATGGTAGCTCCGCTGGTCAATAAATTAGGAAG GAGGGGCACCTTGCTGTTTAATAACATCTTTTCAATCGTTCCTGCTGTTCTGATGGGAGCAAGCGAGGCGGCAAAGTCGTACGAAATCATTATTTCCGCGCGCTTTATCGTAGGAATCTGTGCAG GCCTGTCCTCCAATGTGGTGCCTATGTATCTGGGTGAGATCTCCCCAAAGAACCTGCGGGGCGCCATCGGCATTGTGCCCCAGCTCTTCATTGCTATCGGCATCCTCGTGGCTCAGATATTTGGTATTAGAAGCTTGCTGGGCAACACCAGAG GCTGGACTCTAATGCTTGCTCTCACTGGCATTCCTGCGGTTATAGAACTCGTTTTCTTGCCCTTTTTCCCCGAGAGTCCAAGATACATGCTGATCCAGAAAGGCGATGAAGAAAAGGCAAGAAAAG CCTTACAGAGACTGAGAGGCTGGGAGGACGTGGACAGTGAAATAGAGGAGATGCGTCTGGAGGGGCAGTCGGAGAAGACTGAAGGGCGCCTGTCAGTTCTGAACCTCTGCTCATTCCCGTCCCTGCGCTGGCAGCTCATTTCAATCACTGTGATGAACATGGGACAGCAGCTGTCTGGGGTCAATGCT ATCTATTACTATGCTGATAGCATTTATGGATCTGCTGGTGTGAAGGAGAGTAATGTCCAATATGTCACCGTGGGAACAGGTTCAGTAAATGTATTCATGACTATAGCAGCT GTTTTCATTGTGGAAGCTTCAGGAAGGAAGCTCCTCCTCCTGATTGGATTTGGGATTTGTGCCGCTGCCTGTGCGGTCCTGACTATCGCTCTCACGCTCCAG GATGATGCTGAGTGGATTCCTTACCTGAGCATTGCTTGTgtaattgtttatattattggACATGCAATAGGACCCA GTCCAATCCCATATGTGGTGACCACTGAGATGTTCCGACAGTCTTCCAGACCAGCTGCTTTCATGGTGGCCGGCTCAGTGCACTGGCTCTCTAACTTCACTGTGGGCCTGGTCTTCCCCTTCATGGAG AAGGGGCTCGGCACCTACAGTTTTATCATATTCGGTGCCATCTGCTTGGCAACGTTGGGCTACATCTTTATCGTTGTTCcggaaaccaaaaacaaaaccttcCTGGAAGTCAGCCAGTTGCTTGCCAAGAGGAACAAAACTGAAACTGTTATTGGGTCCCAGAGTCCCACTGTTATTGATCTGAAACCAATGACAGAGGAGGGGGCCTTGGACATAGCCTGTAGACTCTAG